The Terriglobus sp. TAA 43 sequence CAGCCGGTGTCAAAGACCTTTTTCAAGTGGGACCCTGGCCCTGCCAGGCACCACCGTGGGGTGAGTTGAGTGCCGTGAATGTGAACACGGGTGAGATTGCCTGGCGCATTCCCTTGGGATCATTCTCAGAACTTGATGCAATTGGGATTCCAACGACTGGAAGAACAAATACCGGCGGTCCAATTGCAACAGCAGGTGGCCTTGTTTTTATTGCCGCCACAGAAGATCAAAAGTTCCGTGCCTTTGACGCGCACAACGGTAAGAAAGTTTGGGAGACAACTCTTAACTCAAACGGGTCTACTGTTCCAATTTCCTATCAAGGTGCGAATAAGAAACAGTATGTCGTCGTCGTTGCAGGTGGTGGCAATGGTTCCACGCCGGCTCATCCAACAATCTATGCTTATGCTCTTCCATAACCCTTTGACGAAATCACTTGGGTCGCAAGGCAAAGTTCGCAACAAGTCACGCTCATCTCTGGAGTAACTTCCTATGAAGCATCTCGCCACCTTCTTGCTATTCCTTAGTGCTGCATGCACCACGTTGAGTGCCGGAGCACAGTCCTTTCAGCCAGATATTCGGTATCAGAGCAACACATTGCATGCGTGGTCATCGACAGGGAGCGGATCATGGCAGCCAGAGGGAGATAGCATTGTCGGGCATGGGGGAGCGAATGGGGCATGGCTCCTTTCGGATAAGTCTTACCAGGATGTGGCTTTTTATGGTGAATTCCGCTGTGCCAATCCTTGTGATGCAGGATTTCTGTTGCGTGCAAAGCCGACTTCCGATGGTGGATTGAAAGGCGTTCTTGTTTCGTTCAGTGAGAGCTCGCTTCCGACATTTGCTGTCTCCATTGATCGCGATGGCAAGATCGTTCGCAAGGACTTGTTAGCCCGTGGTGGCTTGCTGCAGCGGGTTACGCCTCCTCCAGCAAAGCCTCAGACCGGAGGCGCTGCACGGCCAAGAAATGCGAACACTGTTGTGTTGCCTCTACATGCCCCTGATACTTCGTTAAAAGTCGGGGAATGGAACCGCGTTGAGAGTTTCTTCGATGCGAATACTGTTCGATCATTCCTGAATGATGGGCATCAGGAAGGCGCGATCTCCGAAGAAGGCTACGGACGCGTTGGGCTTTATGTAGGAAGTGGAGGCCAGGTCAGCTTTCGCAAGTTGGCCCTAAAGGATCTGAATCGTAAGGTCCGCGATGCGGAGAAGGTGGGCGATGGCTTTCGCAAGCAGAAGCTTAACGACTTCTATTATTCGTGGGGTACGGCTGCTGCTGACTTCAACCACGATGGCGTGCTGGACATTGTTTCCGGACCTTACATCTATTACGGTCCGGATTACAGAACGTCGTGTGAGATATGGCTGGCGCTTAGCTCAAATCCCACGACAGAATTTGCTACTGATTCGACAATGGAGTTTGCTGCAGACTTCAACGGCGATGGCTGGCCCGATGTTCTGACAGTGATGTTTGGTAATGGTCCCGGTATCCAGCTCTACATCAATCCCAAAGGGGAGAATCGTCGCTGGGATAAGTACACCGTTGGCTCGGCCGTACAAAGCGAGATTGCGGTTCTGCGCGATGTGGATGGTGATGGCAAGCCAGAGCTGGTGTGTTCCGGCGAAGGATACGTCCGTTATCTGAAGCCCGATGCTTCCGATCCTACAAAGCCCTGGACGATACATAACATCTCTGAAAAGGGATATGGCGCTTCACATGGCATTGGCGTGGGGGATGTAAACGGCGATGGTCGCATGGACGTCATCGATCCGTTTGGATGGTGGGAGCAGCCTGCGCAGAACGCTGCAAATGTGACCTGGACTTATCATCCGCAGGCTCTTGCGAAGTATGGGCGCGGCATGATGGGAGGCAGCGTTATGGCTGTCTACGACGTGAACGGCGATGGATTGAATGACATTGTTACGTCGCTGAATTCTCACGGCTGGGGACTTGCCTGGTATGAGCAGAAGCGTGAAAACGGAAACATTACTTTCGTGGAACACATGGTGATGGATGATTTCACAACTGCGAACGCGGGGAACGTCACCTTCTCAGAACTACATGGATCCGGCTTCGGAGATGTCGACGGCGATGGCCTGACAGATTTCATTGTGGGGAAACGATACTTTTCGCATCTGGATACGAACCTTGATCCTGATCCGCGAGACGCTCCGGTCCTCTATTGGTACAAGACAGTGCGCGATCCGAAGGCACCTGGCGGCGCGAAGCTTGTTCCTGAACTTATTGATACACACAGTGGTGTGGGGTCAGATGTACTCGCCGTTGACCTGAATCGTGATGGTGTTCTGGATATCGTAACGTCCACGCGTTTTGGAACAGACATTTACTGGAATACACGACCCAAACGACCGGTTCGCACAAAGGAAAAATAGATCAAGGCAGAGGCCAGCAAAGTCCTGGCGGGCCGATGGATGAGACTGTGCACACTTGTATTTTCGTCGTTACATTACCTCCTTTGAAGTAATGTAACGATACCAATTTCCTCGCAGACGATAGAGAGCCTGCGTGTACACGCGCTATTGGTATCGCCGTAGCAATTTCGGCGAAGATACCGATTGCTCTTGTGCACACGTGCGCGTACTGGAAGATTGCACACCTCTAAATCGCGGAGTGATTACAGCCGCTTTATCACCGTGGTACAGACACGAGTATTTCTCGTGATTACGAAAGCGGCTGTGTTTAGTCGCATGGAAGACGACATTTTGTTGCGCGCTATCAAGCGTCAGCAAGCATTACAGCAATCGTCTGAAAATATTTTTTAATCCTTGACGAATTCTGTTTGACGTTGCTAGCCTTTTCTCGTTCACGCAATAAGAAGTGCATAATACGCAACACGTAGTTGGAGGCCAACCCATGTACTACAGAAAGAGCTTTGGATCGGCAATCGCACTTGCCGCAGTACTTGTCTCATCTGCGAGCGCTCAGATTCGATCTGCGACAATCACCGGAACAGCCATCGACAGCACCGGCGCACTCTTGCCTGGGGCTAAGGTGACCGTGACGAACGAAGCTACCAATGAAACTCAAACGACAGATGCTTCGAGTTCCGGACAATACACCATTCCGTATCTTGCCGCTGGTAAGTACACCGTTACAGTGAGCAAGGGCGGCTTCCAGGACTTCAAGGCAAAGGGCGTTGTGCTGGCCACCTCGCAGACCGTAAAGGTGGATAGCACGCTGTCTGTCGGTGGTTCTGTTGAGCAGGTGGAAGTGAATGCTTCCGCGGCTCAGATTCAGACGGAGAGCAGCACCGTGTCTGGAGCCGTAGACGCTCAGACGATTGAAGCTATCCCAAACATCACGCAGAATCCGCTGTACTACGCGACTCTACAAAATGGCGTTCAGCCTCGCAATACGTCTGCGAGCACACAGAATCTGAACTCGTTTGGTGTGGGTGTCGCGGGACGTGCTCAGTTCTCCGCTATCGGCGTAAATGGTGGTCGAGCGTATGAGAACGACATCCAGCTCGATGGTCTTCCGATTACGGGTAATGGCTTCAACGAAGCAGCGATCGTACCGAACACCGAAGGCATTCAGGAAGTTCGCGTGATTGCGAATAACTTCACCGCGGACTATGGCCGTGGTGATTCCGTGATGGCAATTACGACAAAGTCAGGTGGAAATACGTTTCATGGACAAGTGTCGTACATGATTCGTAATGAGGCTCTGAATGCAAATTCGCCGGGTAATAAAGCACAGGGAATCCGTCGTCCTGCGTTCAAGGTGAACGACTTCGGTGGAGCTATTACAGGGCCTATCTGGCGTGATCGGATCTTCTTCTCGTCCAGCTATCACTACCTGCGCTTTAACCAGGGGCAGACGTATCTCCAGACTGTGCCCACGGCTCTGGAGCGCGTAGGAGATTTCAGTAAGACATTCCAGCAGGATGCGAACGGAAATCCTGTGCCTGCGCTATTGTTCGATCCATTCAATGTGACACAGCGTGGCGCGAACCTGTACGAACGTGCACAGATTGCAAATTCAATCATTCCGAATCCGAATCCGTATGCGGTCAAGATGTTTAGCTATTATCCGCTGCCGAATCGTACGCCGGATGATGTTTATAACACCAACAACTTCACTGCAACTGTGGTGAATATGGTCCGTCGTCAGTCATCGAATAATCGTCTCGACTTCAAGTGGAGACGTCATTCATTTTATGCAAGCGGCGGTATCGATTACGGAACGATCTCCCAACCGCGTCCGTTTGGTACGGCTCCCTTCAACAACGCGCCGACGACTACGCAGGATCAGAATCCGTATGCGCAAATCGGTGACACTATCACGCTTTCCCCGACGCTGTATGTTGACGTACGCTATGGCGTGACAAGAATCAACACCTACAACTACGCGGGTAATCATTCCGGATTTACTGATTACGGTAGTTTTGGAATTCCTACGGCGACACAGGCTTTGTTTGCTCAACCGGGCGCTGCGCCCGTTGTGAGCCCCGCTGGATTCGGTGGCAGTGGTGGCGGCAGCAACTGGTCTGCACTTTCAGTTGGACAGTTCGCCAGCAAGGCAGAGCATCAGTTGGTTCACGCTATCAACGGTAGCGTGACGAAGGTCGCAGGGAAATGGACCTATAAGGTTGGTTCTGAATATCGTGTGATGCTGGCCAACTACAACGACTTCGAAGAGGCCTCTGCGAACATCGGTGGCTGCTGTGCGGCTGATCCCGGAGGCAACTATTCCTTCCGATATGTCACTGCAAGTGGTGGTCAGGCGCCTGGTAATACCAGCCCGAATCTGCAGGGAATTTCAGGTGCAACGATGTTGCTGGGTGAAGGTGTCTGGTTTGTGCGTCCCGGAGCCAATCTGAAGCCGGCATACGCGGCGAAGTACTTCGCGGTGTACTCACAGAACGACTGGAAGGTGCGACCGAATCTGACCATTAACCTTGGTCTTCGTTGGGATCTTCAG is a genomic window containing:
- a CDS encoding FG-GAP-like repeat-containing protein; the encoded protein is MKHLATFLLFLSAACTTLSAGAQSFQPDIRYQSNTLHAWSSTGSGSWQPEGDSIVGHGGANGAWLLSDKSYQDVAFYGEFRCANPCDAGFLLRAKPTSDGGLKGVLVSFSESSLPTFAVSIDRDGKIVRKDLLARGGLLQRVTPPPAKPQTGGAARPRNANTVVLPLHAPDTSLKVGEWNRVESFFDANTVRSFLNDGHQEGAISEEGYGRVGLYVGSGGQVSFRKLALKDLNRKVRDAEKVGDGFRKQKLNDFYYSWGTAAADFNHDGVLDIVSGPYIYYGPDYRTSCEIWLALSSNPTTEFATDSTMEFAADFNGDGWPDVLTVMFGNGPGIQLYINPKGENRRWDKYTVGSAVQSEIAVLRDVDGDGKPELVCSGEGYVRYLKPDASDPTKPWTIHNISEKGYGASHGIGVGDVNGDGRMDVIDPFGWWEQPAQNAANVTWTYHPQALAKYGRGMMGGSVMAVYDVNGDGLNDIVTSLNSHGWGLAWYEQKRENGNITFVEHMVMDDFTTANAGNVTFSELHGSGFGDVDGDGLTDFIVGKRYFSHLDTNLDPDPRDAPVLYWYKTVRDPKAPGGAKLVPELIDTHSGVGSDVLAVDLNRDGVLDIVTSTRFGTDIYWNTRPKRPVRTKEK
- a CDS encoding TonB-dependent receptor; its protein translation is MYYRKSFGSAIALAAVLVSSASAQIRSATITGTAIDSTGALLPGAKVTVTNEATNETQTTDASSSGQYTIPYLAAGKYTVTVSKGGFQDFKAKGVVLATSQTVKVDSTLSVGGSVEQVEVNASAAQIQTESSTVSGAVDAQTIEAIPNITQNPLYYATLQNGVQPRNTSASTQNLNSFGVGVAGRAQFSAIGVNGGRAYENDIQLDGLPITGNGFNEAAIVPNTEGIQEVRVIANNFTADYGRGDSVMAITTKSGGNTFHGQVSYMIRNEALNANSPGNKAQGIRRPAFKVNDFGGAITGPIWRDRIFFSSSYHYLRFNQGQTYLQTVPTALERVGDFSKTFQQDANGNPVPALLFDPFNVTQRGANLYERAQIANSIIPNPNPYAVKMFSYYPLPNRTPDDVYNTNNFTATVVNMVRRQSSNNRLDFKWRRHSFYASGGIDYGTISQPRPFGTAPFNNAPTTTQDQNPYAQIGDTITLSPTLYVDVRYGVTRINTYNYAGNHSGFTDYGSFGIPTATQALFAQPGAAPVVSPAGFGGSGGGSNWSALSVGQFASKAEHQLVHAINGSVTKVAGKWTYKVGSEYRVMLANYNDFEEASANIGGCCAADPGGNYSFRYVTASGGQAPGNTSPNLQGISGATMLLGEGVWFVRPGANLKPAYAAKYFAVYSQNDWKVRPNLTINLGLRWDLQPGPTERYNRLSGIDFTRNNPFGSKGVIAFPGTNGYSRNLWDTEYTDFQPRVGLAYQVHEGTVIRGGFAFAYLPSNTGYFSSPNDYGGTPFSPGNQALPFGTNPQGVPVTRFTDASPLVPAVGANAAAPQVYGTTGAYFDRHLKNQLMKQGNVFLEQAFGKGGGYLFSLGWAGSYGSNLTTRNQPFETLQSVDPSILANYRSQYIANNGTSNPATALVQNPYQPTGGQLLPFQNALAGSTIQQFIPQTPYPLLYGAFLNGSRGYSNFNSLQASLRHNFQSGFNMIVNYTWSKELDYSVTGIEDGQGVNAGGSLGTPDLLNNGLNRNYGLADQPHRLVATLIYKSQFGKDGKYAVGNVVGRALLGGWSFGSVITMQSGMPVVLSFSNNGSLTSRLDRVAGQNVVLPKEFQKRYNGSTTVTLPCGKTVTPAKYSLLKYNACAYSSRTLTTPNGSIVQDLYWVGNHSQTDGNIRTNSRYNVDFSLRRSFPLFERFQLDVAAEATNLLNTAEYNGAYVGGLGSPNLVNNVSRGLIPGLGTSSTFGTVNMNAFDPRQIQMHARLVF